A single region of the Salvia splendens isolate huo1 chromosome 18, SspV2, whole genome shotgun sequence genome encodes:
- the LOC121776864 gene encoding uncharacterized protein LOC121776864, translating into MMEFADAIADCQQIDPGFDGPIFRWHRGGLWERLYCILIGEHWTSVFATTRVTHLVRFSLDHTPLLVRCQFSVQTTKPAFRFQNMWVRHETFRGEIARVWEAETGYSGMMNLQLKLIRIKKFLKVWNREVFGNILQNLKDEEQTVLEAQILFDSDPTLAHRAEFNRVSAKLIVTAKMEEEFWRQKATIRWATDEERNSKFFHGWVRQKRVKSRMHMVEVGGQPLTEETEIRESAAAFFQQLLTSNVGDLAQPDLSLIHTLPDSVDQEALCALP; encoded by the coding sequence ATGATGGAATTCGCGGATGCTATTGCCGACTGCCAGCAGATTGACCCAGGATTTGATGGACCGATCTTTAGGTGGCACAGAGGGGGACTTTGGGAGAGGTTGTACTGCATCTTGATTGGAGAGCATTGGACATCAGTTTTTGCGACGACCAGGGTGACACATTTGGTGAGATTTAGCTTGGATCACACGCCTCTGCTGGTGAGATGTCAGTTTTCTGTCCAGACCACGAAACCGGCTTTCAGATTTCAGAATATGTGGGTGAGACATGAGACGTTTAGGGGTGAGATCGCCAGAGTCTGGGAGGCAGAAACAGGATACAGTGGCATGATGAACCTCCAACTCAAGCTTATCAGGATCAAGAAGTTCTTAAAGGTTTGGAACAGAGAGGTGTTTGGCAACATCCTCCAGAACCTAAAGGATGAAGAGCAGACAGTTCTTGAGGCCCAGATCTTATTCGATAGTGACCCGACGCTAGCGCATAGAGCTGAGTTCAATAGAGTGTCTGCGAAGCTTATCGTCACGGCCAAGATGGAGGAAGAATTTTGGAGGCAGAAGGCGACTATTAGATGGGCTACTGACGAAgaaaggaactccaaattctttcATGGTTGGGTTAGACAGAAGAGAGTTAAGTCAAGGATGCACATGGTTGAGGTTGGAGGACAGCCACTGACGGAAGAGACAGAAATCAGGGAGTCGGCGGCCGCCTTCTTTCAGCAGCTTTTGACATCTAATGTCGGGGACCTTGCACAGCCCGATTTGTCTCTTATCCATACACTGCCAGATTCAGTCGATCAGGAGGCACTGTGTGCACTACCATAG
- the LOC121776404 gene encoding enoyl-CoA delta isomerase 2, peroxisomal-like, with translation MCTLEKRGSIFFLTLTGASKKDQEHRLNPTLIAAIRAALSEVRSQAVPGSALVTQAEGRFFSNGFDLRHAQAVAADAAAAEVINMVNLFRGVVSDLLSLPMPTVAAVTGHAAAAGLILAISHDYVVMTKSRAVLYLSELDIGMSLPDYFTALIKGKVGSSAARRGLALRAAKIGADAAYDSVEEMAAAAVQTAEELGKKEWSGEAYAEIRKSLYPDVCGLLGLEEKTVFPSKL, from the exons ATGTGTACGTTAGAGAAGCGTGGAAGTATTTTCTTCCTCACGCTAACCGGCGCCTCCAAGAAAGACCAGGAGCACCGCCTCAACCCTACGCTCATCGCCGCCATCCGCGCGGCGCTATCCGAAGTCAGATCGCAAGCCGTCCCCGGATCGGCGCTCGTCACTCAAGCCGAAGGCCGATTCTTCTCCAACGGCTTCGACCTCCGCCACGCGCAGGCCGTCGCCGCTgacgcggcggcggcggaggtcaTCAACATGGTGAATCTGTTCCGAGGCGTCGTCTCCGACCTCCTCTCGCTCCCTATGCCGACCGTCGCCGCCGTGACCGGACATGCGGCGGCGGCAGGGCTGATCCTCGCGATTAGCCACGACTACGTCGTGATGACGAAATCGAGAGCGGTGCTGTATCTGAGCGAGCTCGATATCGGCATGAGCCTGCCGGATTACTTCACGGCTCTGATCAAGGGGAAAGTAGGCTCCAGCGCAGCGAGGCGGGGATTGGCGCTCCGCGCGGCGAAGATCGGGGCCGATGCGGCGTACGATTCCGTGGAGGAGATGGCGGCTGCGGCGGTGCAGACGGCGGAGGAATTGGGGAAGAAGGAGTGGAGCGGCGAa GCGTACGCGGAGATTAGGAAGTCTCTGTATCCAGATGTTTGCGGTTTGTTAGGATTGGAAGAGAAGACTGTGTTTCCATCTAAGCTTTGA
- the LOC121776865 gene encoding uncharacterized protein LOC121776865, whose amino-acid sequence MAMMHHSLIQGSSQEGPSRTAKGSGKDTSTPLIKANETMADVIKGGQPRISNEPFILDPNKVKQRGTTSQEDGIPCLNIPDTDNTELAGRMGLALIGKFSHSIPAPHLIRKALSNFKLKGTLNWNFINAKHILITLSEIDDYVKILCGASNNNTWFVEHHPMRMFKWTADFDLYFETPIAVVWCNLHALPIHLFEESMLFSIGKLFGEPIQLDHATITRARLSYARICIEIDISKPVPDKYMLRIGGKDVTLQVKWDKIPQYCSACKHVGHSEEHCYAFGKRPTPPKKDFSRSASQKQNEMRGD is encoded by the coding sequence ATGGCTATGATGCATCATTCTTTGATACAAGGATCTAGTCAGGAAGGTCCATCTCGTACTGCGAAGGGATCTGGTAAAGATACGTCAACCCCTTTGATTAAGGCAAACGAGACCATGGCGGACGTAATTAAGGGTGGGCAGCCAAGGATATCGAATGAACCTTTCATTCTGGATCCCAATAAAGTGAAGCAAAGGGGCACGACATCCCAGGAAGACGGTATTCCTTGCCTTAATATACCTGACACTGATAATACTGAACTTGCAGGTCGCATGGGGCTCGCCCTGATTGGAAAATTCTCACACTCCATCCCAGCCCCCCACTTGATTCGCAAGGCCCTATCTAACTTCAAACTGAAAGGTACGCTAAATTGGAATTTtattaatgctaagcatatCCTCATCACCTTATCTGAGATTGATGACTATGTGAAAATCTTATGTGGAGCTAGTAACAATAATACTTGGTTTGTTGAGCATCATCCGATGAGAATGTTTAAGTGGACCGCTGATTTTGACCTTTATTTTGAGACTCCCATTGCTGTTGTTTGGTGTAATTTGCATGCACTACCTATACATCTGTTTGAAGAATCCATGTTATTTTCCATTGGTAAATTGTTCGGTGAGCCCATTCAGCTTGATCATGCCACTATCACACGTGCACGATTGTCATATGCACGCATTTGCATTGAAATAGATATCTCAAAGCCTGTTCCAGATAAATACATGCTTCGAATTGGGGGAAAGGATGTGACTCTGCAGGTTAAATGGGATAAAATACCACAGTACTGTTCGGCCTGCAAACATGTTGGCCACTCAGAGGAACACTGTTATGCATTTGGGAAGAGGCCGACACCACCAAAGAAGGATTTTTCTAGATCAGCATCACAAAAGCAAAATGAGATGAGAGGAGATTAG